Genomic DNA from Paenibacillus donghaensis:
TCTCCACAGATTGTGATCACAGATATTTCGATGCCTGGTCTGGATGGGCTGGGGCTGGTGCAGACCTGCAGCGAGCGGTTCCCGGATGTCAAATTTATCATGCTGACCGGATATAAGGATTTCGATTATGCCCGCAAGGCGATGCATCATGGGGTGAAGCATTATTTGCTTAAACCCTGCAATGAGCAGCAGATTCACGCAGCCATTGTTGAGCTTGTTGAGGATCTAGATGAACAGCAGGACCGCGAGCAGTTCGTAAGCGGAATGAAGCAGCGGCTGACCAAGGTATTGCCTCATGTGAAAGAGCAATTTCTGAAGGAATGGATCTCCAACAAGACCTACGGCAGGCGTGACCTGGTATATTACCAGGAGATGTTCGGCATTGAACTGAACGGCAAGAATGTCCGGCTGCTGCTGTTCCGCATTGAAGGCTCCTATGAATATGAGCATCTGTTTGCGCTGCAGAATATTGCCCAGGATATGCTGCAGGAGATCCTGCTCAGCACGATGATTGGCAGCCATCTCCTGATTCTGCTGGAGCATGTGGAGACCGCTGACGGAAGCGGCAGCCTACTTGCCCGCACGGGTGAAGTGCGGGAGGTCTTCTGCCGCTTCTACAAGCTGGATGTGACCATTGCCGTTAGCGACACCGGCAGGATGAGCCAGTCCCGCAGGCTGTACCGCCAGACGCTGGAATGCATGAATCACCGCTTCTATCTGGAGCCGGGCAGCTTGATTACAAGAAGTGATATCCCCGGTGATGAAATGGGCGGCAGCATTGAGATTGATCTGGAGGAGGAGCAGATCTGTCTGCTGATTAAGGCGGGCGACAATCAGGCTGTGGACAAGGAGCTGGAGCGGTTGTTCGATGTACTGTCGGCAGACCGGCTGGATATCAATGTGACCCGCTCTTATATTCTGCAGCTCTACGCCGCGATGATCCGTCTCTGCTTGCCAGAGGAACGCAGCAGCTTCACCTCAGGCCTTGGAGAGCTGGCCGGGATCGACACCTTGGGTGGACTGAAGAATCATGTGAAACAAGCGGCAGACCGTCTGACGTGTATGTATGAGCGCCACTTCGTATCCCGCCAGGCGGCAACGGTAGATAAGATGCTGCGGATCATCGAAGCCGATTACCGCAATGCTGAGCTGACGCTAGGCTCGGTAGCCGCTGAAATGCTCTATATGAATGCCGATTATCTCGGCAAAATCTTCAAGAAGATTACCGGGGAGAAATTCTCCAATTATGTGACACAATACCGGATTGCGAAAGCGTCCGAGCATATTCTGCAGAGCGGGGATGTGAAGGTGTTTGAGCTGGCGGAAATGTTCGGCTTTGGGGGGAATGCCCAATATTTCAGCAATGTATTCAAAAAAGTGACCGGCCGCACTCCCACTGATTTTATGAAACCCCAAACAGAGCAGACCTGATTTTTGCACAAACAAAACGGTTTTTTGTATTCATTTAACCATGGAATTTTGAGAAGATACATACATGGAAGCGCTAACAGAAAGCGCAACACTTCCAAACTAAGTAACAAGGGGGAAATACATTTGAAGAAATTATCCGCATTATTGGCAGTCCCGTTATTGATGTCAGTTCTCGCCGGCTGCGGCGGAAATAACAATGCAGCAGAGAACAAAGCAACGAACGCGGCTTCAACCGACAAACCCGCTGCTGAGAGTTCAGCAGATCCGGTTACCCTGCGTATTGCCTGGTGGGGTGGGGACACCCGTCACTCCTACACTCAGCAGGTTATTGACATGTATGAAGAACAGAATCCCAACGTAACCATTGAACCTGAATATGCCTCCTTTGATGATTACTGGAAGAAGCTGGCTCCTCAGGCTGCAGCGAACCGCCTTCCCGATATCGTTCAGATGGACGTCTCCTATATCAATCAATATGGCTCGAACGGACAGCTGGAGGACATGACTCCCTATTTGAACAAACAGGTTCAGGTGGGCGATGTGAACGAGAATGTACTGAATACCGGCAACATTGGCGGCAAGCAGTACGGAATTCCGCTTGG
This window encodes:
- a CDS encoding response regulator transcription factor — encoded protein: MYKLLLVDDERLILEGISQVVDWYKAGTELAGTARNGIEALEKIESLSPQIVITDISMPGLDGLGLVQTCSERFPDVKFIMLTGYKDFDYARKAMHHGVKHYLLKPCNEQQIHAAIVELVEDLDEQQDREQFVSGMKQRLTKVLPHVKEQFLKEWISNKTYGRRDLVYYQEMFGIELNGKNVRLLLFRIEGSYEYEHLFALQNIAQDMLQEILLSTMIGSHLLILLEHVETADGSGSLLARTGEVREVFCRFYKLDVTIAVSDTGRMSQSRRLYRQTLECMNHRFYLEPGSLITRSDIPGDEMGGSIEIDLEEEQICLLIKAGDNQAVDKELERLFDVLSADRLDINVTRSYILQLYAAMIRLCLPEERSSFTSGLGELAGIDTLGGLKNHVKQAADRLTCMYERHFVSRQAATVDKMLRIIEADYRNAELTLGSVAAEMLYMNADYLGKIFKKITGEKFSNYVTQYRIAKASEHILQSGDVKVFELAEMFGFGGNAQYFSNVFKKVTGRTPTDFMKPQTEQT